One segment of Micromonospora parathelypteridis DNA contains the following:
- a CDS encoding sirohydrochlorin chelatase encodes MRAARLTSPATTPTGPTAAGGADPVVLVAHGSRDPRAADATRALARAVSAARPGTPVWASWLDHTEPGPTEVLRDLAVAGHRRAVLVPLLLTAAYHRRVDIPAAVAAAAQAGPPLAVRVTDVLGPADGTVDPGLLAGLRRRLGEAQPGRFDALVLAAAGARDARARRSVGRVADALGVEFGVPCRVAYASAAPPAAGVAVSGLRAAGARRVAVSAYFLAPGLFHDAVTEAARAAGAVAVAAPLTDAPELVGLVLRRVDDQPGGRVVTPAW; translated from the coding sequence GTGCGGGCTGCACGTCTGACCTCCCCGGCGACGACCCCCACCGGCCCCACGGCGGCCGGCGGGGCGGATCCGGTGGTGCTGGTCGCGCACGGCAGCCGTGATCCACGAGCGGCAGATGCCACCCGGGCGCTGGCCCGGGCCGTGTCGGCCGCCCGGCCGGGCACACCGGTGTGGGCGAGCTGGCTGGATCACACCGAGCCGGGGCCGACCGAGGTGCTGCGCGACCTGGCGGTGGCCGGCCACCGTCGGGCGGTGCTGGTGCCGCTGTTGCTGACCGCCGCGTACCACCGTCGGGTGGACATTCCGGCGGCGGTCGCCGCAGCGGCGCAGGCCGGGCCACCGCTGGCGGTACGGGTGACCGACGTGCTCGGCCCGGCGGACGGAACGGTCGACCCGGGGCTGCTGGCCGGGCTGCGCCGTCGACTCGGTGAGGCACAGCCGGGCCGTTTCGACGCGCTGGTGCTGGCCGCCGCGGGCGCCAGGGACGCGCGGGCACGTCGTTCGGTGGGCCGGGTCGCGGATGCGCTCGGTGTGGAGTTCGGGGTGCCCTGCCGGGTGGCGTACGCCTCGGCGGCTCCTCCGGCGGCCGGCGTGGCGGTGTCCGGGCTACGCGCGGCCGGCGCGCGCCGGGTCGCGGTGTCCGCGTACTTCCTGGCGCCGGGCCTGTTCCATGATGCGGTGACCGAGGCTGCCCGCGCGGCGGGCGCGGTGGCGGTCGCCGCGCCGTTGACCGACGCACCGGAGTTGGTCGGGTTGGTGTTGCGCCGGGTCGATGACCAGCCCGGCGGGCGCGTGGTGACACCGGCGTGGTGA
- a CDS encoding glycosyltransferase family 39 protein produces MGILSEKSTGASWDHLRGAPVWLAPALLTLAVTLTGLGSAQLWRDELATWSAATRSPHDLARLAGTIDAATGPYYLLMHGWTRVVGDSTIALRVPAVLAMTVAAGLLAVLGARLVDRRTGLFAGLLFAVLPGTSRYGQEARPYALATMLAVLATLLLVSALRRPSWARWAGYAAAVAALGLIHLIALTLLAAHALVVLLVWWRGPVAAGIATPADGGAERDRRVWRWVVAVVPVVLLVSPLLLKARAQRSRQLNWVHLARLDDLTALPGGVTQSSVVGGLLVGVAALGAARLGRRALLPVSAVLLPVLLLFAAGTVVALWVPRYLVFVVPLACLLAGAALAAVAAPAALVVVVLAGLLGLPDQTALRRTHEWPRSAPVDYAGAARVIADGQRPGDAVVYSPRQSWLFLDLGIEYHLGDPPRDVLVTEDEVRRGDLWAAECPQPAQCLVGTTRVWLVISGRHAEPLAAVTGAKGDALRADFTVAQVWQRPGLTVALLTSRPNR; encoded by the coding sequence GTGGGCATATTGTCCGAGAAGTCGACCGGGGCGTCGTGGGACCACCTGCGCGGCGCACCGGTCTGGCTTGCCCCGGCGCTGCTGACCCTGGCGGTGACCCTGACCGGGCTGGGCTCCGCCCAGCTCTGGCGCGACGAGTTGGCGACCTGGAGCGCGGCCACCCGGTCGCCACACGACCTGGCCCGGTTGGCCGGCACCATCGACGCCGCCACCGGGCCGTACTACCTGCTGATGCACGGCTGGACCAGGGTCGTCGGCGACTCCACGATCGCCCTCCGCGTACCGGCCGTGCTGGCGATGACCGTGGCCGCCGGGTTGCTCGCCGTGCTCGGCGCGCGGCTCGTCGACCGCCGAACCGGCCTCTTCGCCGGGCTGCTGTTCGCGGTGCTCCCCGGCACTTCGCGCTACGGGCAGGAGGCCCGCCCGTACGCGCTGGCCACCATGCTCGCGGTGCTCGCCACCCTGCTGCTGGTGAGCGCACTGCGCCGGCCCAGCTGGGCCCGTTGGGCCGGGTACGCGGCCGCCGTCGCCGCGCTCGGACTCATCCATCTGATCGCCCTCACCCTGCTCGCCGCGCACGCGCTGGTCGTCCTGCTCGTCTGGTGGCGCGGTCCGGTCGCGGCCGGCATCGCCACCCCGGCTGACGGCGGCGCTGAGCGGGACCGGCGGGTGTGGCGGTGGGTGGTCGCCGTGGTGCCGGTCGTGCTGCTGGTCAGCCCGCTGCTGCTCAAGGCCCGGGCACAGCGGTCTCGGCAGCTGAACTGGGTCCACCTTGCTCGACTGGACGACCTCACCGCCCTGCCCGGTGGCGTGACCCAGAGCAGCGTGGTGGGCGGCCTGCTGGTCGGGGTCGCCGCACTGGGCGCGGCCCGGCTCGGGCGGCGCGCCCTGCTGCCGGTGAGCGCGGTGCTGCTGCCCGTGCTGCTGCTCTTCGCCGCCGGCACTGTCGTCGCGCTGTGGGTGCCCCGGTACCTGGTCTTCGTGGTGCCCCTCGCCTGCCTGCTGGCGGGCGCGGCGCTGGCCGCGGTGGCCGCGCCGGCCGCGCTCGTCGTGGTGGTCCTGGCCGGGCTGCTCGGCCTGCCCGACCAGACCGCGCTGCGGCGGACCCACGAATGGCCGCGCAGCGCGCCGGTGGACTACGCGGGCGCGGCGCGGGTGATCGCAGACGGTCAGCGACCGGGCGACGCGGTGGTCTACTCGCCCCGGCAGAGCTGGCTCTTTCTCGACCTCGGCATCGAGTACCACCTCGGCGACCCGCCAAGGGACGTGCTGGTCACCGAGGACGAGGTCCGCCGGGGTGACCTGTGGGCCGCCGAGTGCCCCCAACCGGCGCAGTGCCTGGTTGGCACGACACGGGTGTGGCTGGTCATTTCCGGCCGACACGCCGAACCGCTGGCGGCCGTGACCGGGGCCAAGGGCGACGCGCTACGCGCGGACTTCACCGTCGCCCAGGTCTGGCAGCGCCCCGGCCTGACCGTCGCCCTGCTGACCAGCCGACCCAACCGCTGA
- a CDS encoding S24/S26 family peptidase translates to MEVKPVGSDHPAEAPRLRRPLTAVLVIGPSMAPTLRHGDSVLVRPGGRPIRPGDVVVAVFRTRPDLLVVKRAVRQQDGGWWLRGDNDLVTDDSRAYGVADVRARVVARYWPRPGRVRRRRL, encoded by the coding sequence GTGGAGGTGAAACCAGTGGGCAGCGATCACCCGGCTGAGGCGCCGCGATTGCGGCGGCCGCTGACCGCCGTTCTGGTGATTGGTCCGTCCATGGCGCCGACACTGCGGCACGGTGATTCGGTGCTGGTCCGCCCCGGTGGCCGCCCGATCCGACCCGGGGACGTGGTGGTCGCGGTCTTCCGGACCCGCCCCGACTTGCTGGTCGTGAAGCGGGCGGTCCGGCAGCAGGACGGCGGCTGGTGGTTGCGCGGGGACAACGACCTGGTCACCGATGACTCCCGGGCGTACGGGGTGGCCGACGTGCGGGCCAGGGTGGTGGCCCGCTACTGGCCGCGCCCCGGCCGGGTTCGTCGTCGCCGGTTATGA
- a CDS encoding WhiB family transcriptional regulator has translation MDWRHHAVCRDEDPELFFPIGTSGPALLQVEQAKAVCRRCSVTDQCLQWALESGQDAGVWGGMSEEERRAVKRRGGLRVLRAHSA, from the coding sequence ATGGACTGGCGTCACCATGCTGTCTGCCGCGACGAGGACCCGGAACTGTTCTTCCCGATCGGGACGTCCGGACCGGCTCTCCTGCAGGTCGAGCAGGCCAAGGCCGTCTGCAGGCGCTGCTCCGTGACCGACCAGTGCCTGCAGTGGGCACTCGAGTCTGGTCAGGACGCCGGCGTCTGGGGCGGAATGAGCGAGGAGGAGCGGCGCGCTGTCAAGCGGCGCGGCGGCCTCCGGGTGCTGCGCGCTCACTCCGCCTGA
- a CDS encoding ArsR/SmtB family transcription factor, which produces MIEVHFTPDDLSRVRFVHSPLAELVASTWALRKPAKYWMHRPWRERAERLLPGAGLEPLLAVLKSSNGYVPDFLTPIGVAPNLAAELRAVASTDPTRVRRQLDRADAPRLAPDELVAQLRRYFTLLIAPDWPRLRALALADVRRRTLLAAEQGGRTLLRELHPTIRWDGAALQVAVGTTRPAGLDGRPWTLLPTAFAGPTVHAIMEGDAGPALCYPPRGLGGLWTSPPPSAALGALLGSTRAAALSVLDAPLSTGELAAMLGLAPATASHHLTTLRDNGLIAGVRQGRVVRYARTILGDQLVG; this is translated from the coding sequence GTGATCGAGGTCCACTTCACGCCTGACGACCTGAGTCGGGTCCGGTTCGTGCACTCGCCGCTGGCCGAGCTGGTGGCCAGCACCTGGGCGTTGCGCAAGCCTGCGAAGTACTGGATGCACCGTCCGTGGCGGGAGCGTGCCGAGCGGCTGCTGCCGGGTGCCGGCCTGGAGCCGCTGTTGGCGGTGCTGAAGTCGTCCAACGGGTACGTGCCGGACTTCCTCACCCCGATCGGAGTGGCCCCGAACCTGGCGGCCGAGTTGCGGGCGGTCGCCAGCACCGACCCGACCCGGGTTCGGCGGCAACTGGACCGGGCCGACGCGCCCCGGCTGGCCCCGGACGAGCTGGTCGCGCAGCTCCGTCGGTACTTCACGTTGCTGATCGCGCCGGACTGGCCCCGGTTGCGCGCGCTCGCGCTGGCCGACGTCCGGCGGCGGACCCTGCTCGCCGCCGAGCAGGGCGGTCGCACGCTGCTCCGCGAGCTGCACCCGACGATCCGCTGGGACGGCGCGGCGCTGCAGGTCGCCGTCGGCACGACCCGGCCGGCCGGTCTGGACGGGCGCCCGTGGACGCTGCTGCCCACCGCCTTCGCCGGGCCGACGGTGCACGCGATCATGGAGGGTGACGCCGGGCCGGCCCTCTGCTACCCGCCCCGGGGCCTGGGCGGGCTGTGGACGTCGCCACCACCCAGCGCCGCGCTGGGCGCGCTGCTCGGCAGTACGCGGGCGGCGGCGCTGTCCGTGCTCGACGCTCCGCTGAGCACCGGTGAGTTGGCCGCGATGTTGGGCCTCGCGCCGGCGACCGCGTCGCACCACCTCACCACGCTGCGGGACAACGGCCTGATCGCCGGCGTGCGGCAGGGGCGGGTGGTCCGCTATGCCCGAACTATCCTCGGTGACCAGCTGGTCGGCTAG
- a CDS encoding phosphoadenylyl-sulfate reductase codes for MSLVSAAGLRLVGPGGPTPADPARRSPDELRSLAEQAARDLEGAPALEIARWAAQTFGDRFCVTSSMADAVLAHLVSRVAPGVDVVFLDTGLHFPETLRVRDEVARTLPVNVRSIRPRLTVGQQDGQYGPRLFNKSPDDCCQLRKVEPLERALTGYDAWAAGLRRDESPTRANTPVVTFDPRRAKVKVNPIAAWSQGDVDAYIARFNVPVNELFKQGYGSIGCWPCTRQTKAGEDARAGRWAMFEKTECGLHV; via the coding sequence ATGAGCCTCGTCTCCGCCGCCGGCCTGCGGTTGGTCGGCCCGGGTGGTCCGACGCCGGCCGACCCGGCCCGGCGCAGCCCGGACGAGCTGCGGTCGCTTGCCGAGCAGGCGGCTCGGGACCTGGAGGGTGCGCCGGCGCTGGAGATCGCCCGCTGGGCGGCGCAGACCTTCGGCGACCGGTTCTGCGTCACCAGTTCGATGGCCGATGCCGTGCTCGCCCACCTGGTGTCCCGGGTGGCCCCGGGGGTGGACGTGGTCTTCCTCGACACCGGCCTGCACTTCCCCGAGACGCTACGGGTGCGCGACGAGGTTGCCCGGACGCTCCCGGTGAACGTCCGGTCGATCCGGCCCCGGCTCACCGTCGGCCAGCAGGACGGCCAGTACGGCCCCCGGCTGTTCAACAAGTCGCCGGACGACTGCTGTCAGCTGCGCAAGGTGGAGCCGCTGGAGCGGGCACTGACCGGGTACGACGCCTGGGCCGCGGGCCTGCGTCGGGACGAGTCCCCGACCCGGGCCAACACGCCGGTGGTGACCTTCGACCCGCGGCGCGCCAAGGTCAAGGTCAATCCGATCGCGGCGTGGTCCCAGGGGGACGTGGACGCCTACATCGCCCGCTTCAACGTGCCGGTCAACGAGCTGTTCAAGCAGGGCTACGGCTCGATCGGCTGCTGGCCGTGCACACGCCAGACCAAGGCCGGCGAGGACGCACGGGCCGGCCGGTGGGCCATGTTCGAGAAGACCGAGTGCGGGCTGCACGTCTGA
- a CDS encoding diacylglycerol/lipid kinase family protein, with protein sequence MRAVLVVNPKATTTSERSRDVLVRALRSEVDLSVRYTRRRGHAMALAREAAAEGVDLVVTLGGDGTVNEVVNGLMTADPPLGADDATMAERLPALATVPGGSTNVFARALGLPREWPEATSMILEGLRLGRSRTVGLGRADDRYFTFCAGFGLDAAVIHRVEQARRKGRVSTPTLYLRSIMSQYFFASDRRHPAIVLERPDEPAETELATVIIQNTAPWTYLGDREVNPNPAASFDLGLDVLALRQLRVASTTRTVTQFLSRQPDPRGRQVLRLHDTAEFTLVSSRPQAFQLDGDYLGEREKVRFTSVPAALRVIC encoded by the coding sequence ATGCGGGCCGTCCTGGTGGTCAATCCAAAGGCCACCACCACCAGCGAACGCAGCCGGGACGTGCTTGTCCGGGCGCTGCGCAGCGAAGTCGACCTCAGCGTGCGCTACACCCGCCGGCGCGGGCACGCCATGGCGTTGGCCCGGGAGGCCGCTGCGGAGGGTGTCGACCTGGTCGTCACCCTGGGTGGCGACGGCACCGTGAACGAGGTGGTGAACGGTCTGATGACGGCCGACCCGCCGCTGGGCGCCGACGATGCCACGATGGCCGAGCGGCTGCCCGCGCTGGCGACCGTGCCGGGCGGCTCGACCAACGTGTTCGCCCGTGCGCTGGGCCTGCCCCGGGAGTGGCCGGAGGCGACCAGCATGATCCTCGAAGGGTTGCGGCTGGGCCGGAGCCGAACGGTTGGGCTGGGCCGCGCGGACGACCGCTACTTCACCTTCTGCGCGGGGTTCGGCCTGGATGCGGCCGTGATCCACCGGGTGGAGCAGGCCCGGCGCAAGGGTCGGGTGTCCACACCGACGCTCTATCTGCGCTCGATCATGAGCCAGTACTTCTTCGCATCGGACCGGCGGCATCCGGCGATCGTCCTGGAACGTCCGGACGAGCCGGCGGAGACCGAGCTCGCCACCGTCATCATCCAGAACACGGCGCCATGGACGTACCTGGGTGACCGGGAGGTCAACCCGAACCCGGCGGCGTCGTTCGACCTCGGGCTGGATGTGCTGGCGTTGCGTCAGCTCCGGGTGGCTAGCACAACACGGACAGTGACGCAGTTCCTGTCCCGGCAACCGGATCCGCGAGGTCGTCAGGTGTTACGACTCCATGACACTGCGGAGTTCACGCTGGTCTCCAGTCGCCCACAGGCGTTCCAGCTCGACGGCGACTATCTCGGCGAGCGGGAGAAAGTCAGATTCACCTCCGTTCCCGCCGCACTGAGAGTAATCTGCTAG
- a CDS encoding GNAT family N-acetyltransferase, translating to MTSPVIPTIRPARPEDVPAVVAMVHELAEYERAPDQCHLTAEQLTSALFPAGPDRGAASDAPAAPALFGHVAVDEHDEPIGFALWFLNFSTWAGVHGIYLEDLYVSPAARGTGAGRLLLATLADICVRRGYRRLEWWMIDWNPAAGFYASIGAEQMSEWIPYRLSGDALRQLANQATAAGTRTGDRPGRVPDRGDEA from the coding sequence GTGACCTCCCCGGTCATTCCGACGATCCGGCCGGCACGTCCCGAGGACGTGCCGGCCGTCGTCGCCATGGTGCACGAGCTGGCGGAGTACGAACGTGCCCCCGACCAGTGCCATCTCACGGCCGAGCAGTTGACCTCGGCCCTGTTTCCGGCTGGTCCAGATCGCGGCGCGGCTTCGGACGCGCCGGCTGCTCCGGCCCTCTTCGGTCACGTCGCGGTCGACGAGCACGACGAGCCGATCGGCTTCGCGCTGTGGTTCCTCAACTTCTCCACCTGGGCCGGCGTGCACGGCATCTACCTGGAGGACCTCTACGTCTCCCCGGCCGCCCGCGGCACCGGGGCGGGTCGACTGCTGCTCGCCACTCTGGCCGACATCTGCGTACGACGCGGCTACCGGCGGCTGGAGTGGTGGATGATCGACTGGAACCCGGCCGCCGGGTTCTACGCCTCGATCGGCGCGGAGCAGATGAGCGAGTGGATCCCCTACCGACTCAGCGGCGACGCGCTGCGCCAACTGGCCAATCAGGCCACCGCCGCCGGCACGCGTACCGGCGACCGACCGGGTAGAGTCCCCGACCGGGGGGATGAGGCGTGA
- a CDS encoding ATP-binding protein, with translation MTQLTGQAVTDDVVHLTVPADGGYLGVLRTATAGLAARLQFALDEIEDLRIAVDEACAMLLAIATRDAELECRFAVTEDALTVEVTVPTVRGATLPAESSFAWKVLTALTTSASATAADGRATIALLTRRSGGY, from the coding sequence GTGACTCAACTGACTGGCCAAGCAGTGACCGACGACGTGGTGCACCTCACGGTGCCTGCCGACGGCGGCTACCTTGGCGTGCTCCGTACCGCCACCGCCGGTCTCGCGGCCCGGTTGCAGTTCGCGCTCGACGAGATCGAGGATCTGCGGATCGCGGTCGACGAGGCGTGCGCCATGCTGCTCGCCATCGCCACCCGCGACGCCGAGTTGGAGTGCCGCTTCGCGGTCACCGAGGACGCGTTGACCGTCGAGGTGACCGTGCCGACCGTGCGTGGCGCCACGCTGCCCGCCGAGTCGTCCTTCGCCTGGAAGGTGCTCACCGCGCTGACCACCTCGGCATCCGCCACGGCCGCCGACGGTCGGGCCACGATCGCGCTGCTCACCCGCCGCTCCGGCGGCTACTGA
- a CDS encoding nitrite/sulfite reductase: MAVSSTPARPEGPTARPAGAPRRPRGEGQWALGHREPLNPNERIKKDDDPLNVRARIETIYAHRGFASIDPQDLRGRFRWWGLYTQRKAGIDGGRTAVLEPHELEDEFFMLRVRIDGGQLSLAQLRVIAEISREFARDTADITDRQNIQFHWIRVEDMPEIWRRLESVGLQTTEACGDCPRIVLGSPVAGVARDEMLDPTPAVDEIVARYVGDKQFSNLPRKFKTSISWLVDTPYESNDIAFLGVDHPEHGPGFDVWVGGGLSTNPMLAQRLGVWVPLAEVPDVWAGVVGIFRDYGYRRLRHRARLKFLVADWGVERFREVLEKDYLGRTLLDGPAPTLPSKPVDHVGVHEQADGRHYVGAAPVVGRVSGKQLTQLADVVEAHGSDRVRLTPYQKLLVLDVPSERTESLVDALRGIGLEARPSAWRRGTMACTGIEYCKLAIVETKARGEELVARLEQRLRDFDADISIHINGCPNACARTQVADIGLKGQLVVGPDGRQVEGFQVHLGGGLGMAQGQTSGFGRKLRGLKTTADELPEYVERLARRYLAGRSEGETFANWVIRVDEEELR, encoded by the coding sequence ATGGCGGTCAGCAGCACCCCGGCCCGTCCCGAGGGCCCGACGGCCCGCCCGGCGGGGGCCCCGCGCCGCCCACGGGGTGAGGGTCAGTGGGCGCTCGGCCACCGCGAGCCGCTCAACCCCAACGAGCGGATCAAGAAGGACGACGACCCGCTGAACGTCCGGGCCCGAATCGAGACCATCTACGCCCACCGCGGCTTCGCCTCGATCGACCCGCAGGATCTGCGCGGCCGGTTCCGCTGGTGGGGCCTCTACACCCAGCGCAAGGCGGGCATCGACGGCGGGCGCACGGCCGTGCTGGAGCCGCACGAGCTGGAGGACGAGTTCTTCATGCTCCGGGTCCGCATCGACGGCGGCCAGCTCAGCCTGGCCCAGTTGCGGGTGATCGCGGAGATCTCCCGGGAGTTCGCGCGGGACACCGCCGACATCACCGACCGGCAGAACATCCAGTTCCACTGGATCCGGGTCGAGGACATGCCGGAGATCTGGCGCCGGCTGGAGTCGGTCGGCCTGCAGACCACCGAGGCGTGTGGCGACTGCCCGCGGATCGTGCTGGGCAGCCCGGTCGCCGGGGTGGCCCGCGACGAGATGCTCGACCCGACCCCCGCGGTCGACGAGATCGTCGCCCGGTACGTCGGGGACAAGCAGTTCTCCAACCTTCCCCGCAAGTTCAAGACGTCGATCTCCTGGCTGGTGGACACCCCGTACGAGTCGAACGACATCGCCTTCCTCGGCGTCGACCACCCCGAGCACGGCCCCGGCTTCGACGTCTGGGTCGGCGGGGGTCTCTCCACCAACCCGATGCTCGCCCAGCGGCTCGGCGTGTGGGTGCCGCTGGCCGAGGTGCCCGACGTGTGGGCCGGGGTGGTCGGCATCTTCCGCGACTACGGCTACCGTCGGCTGCGTCACCGGGCCCGGCTGAAGTTCCTGGTGGCCGACTGGGGTGTGGAGCGCTTCCGCGAGGTCCTGGAGAAGGACTATCTCGGCCGCACGTTGCTCGACGGCCCGGCGCCGACCCTGCCGTCGAAGCCGGTCGACCACGTGGGCGTGCACGAGCAGGCCGACGGGCGGCACTACGTGGGCGCCGCCCCGGTGGTCGGGCGGGTTTCCGGCAAGCAGCTCACCCAACTGGCAGACGTGGTCGAGGCGCACGGCAGTGACCGGGTGCGACTCACCCCGTACCAGAAGCTGCTGGTGCTCGACGTGCCGTCGGAGCGGACGGAGTCGCTGGTCGACGCGCTGCGCGGGATCGGCCTGGAGGCCCGGCCGTCGGCGTGGCGGCGCGGCACGATGGCCTGCACCGGCATCGAGTACTGCAAGTTGGCCATCGTCGAGACGAAGGCCCGCGGTGAGGAGCTGGTGGCCCGGCTGGAGCAGCGGCTGCGCGACTTCGACGCGGACATCTCGATCCACATCAACGGTTGCCCGAACGCGTGCGCGCGCACCCAGGTGGCCGACATCGGGCTCAAGGGTCAGCTGGTGGTCGGCCCGGACGGTCGGCAGGTGGAGGGCTTCCAGGTGCACCTGGGCGGCGGGCTGGGCATGGCCCAGGGGCAGACCTCCGGTTTCGGCCGCAAGCTACGCGGCCTGAAGACCACCGCCGACGAGCTTCCGGAGTACGTGGAGCGGCTGGCCCGCCGTTACCTGGCCGGTCGCAGCGAGGGCGAGACGTTCGCCAACTGGGTGATCAGAGTCGACGAGGAGGAACTGCGGTGA
- the sodN gene encoding superoxide dismutase, Ni yields MRFPRILAPRVTASAHCDLPCGVYDPAQARIEAESVKMICEKYQANTDPEFRTRAIIIKEQRAELVKHHLWVLWTDYFKPPHFEKYPNLHSLFNEATKLAGAGGVKGSLDPATADKLLAKIDEISKIFWETKKA; encoded by the coding sequence ATGCGATTTCCCCGCATCCTTGCGCCCCGCGTCACCGCGAGCGCTCACTGCGACCTGCCGTGCGGTGTCTACGACCCGGCCCAGGCCCGGATCGAGGCCGAATCGGTCAAAATGATCTGCGAGAAGTACCAGGCGAACACCGACCCGGAGTTCCGCACCCGCGCCATCATCATCAAGGAGCAGCGCGCCGAGCTGGTCAAGCACCACCTCTGGGTGCTCTGGACCGACTACTTCAAGCCGCCGCACTTCGAGAAGTACCCGAACCTGCACAGCCTGTTCAACGAGGCCACCAAGCTCGCCGGCGCCGGTGGCGTCAAGGGCAGCCTCGACCCGGCCACCGCCGACAAGCTGCTCGCGAAGATCGACGAGATCTCGAAGATCTTCTGGGAGACCAAGAAGGCGTGA
- a CDS encoding aldo/keto reductase family protein: protein MEYRQLGRSGLRVSAVAYGNWVTHGSQLDDGAAAACVAAALDAGITTFDTADRYAQGRAEEALGKALSGVRRSSIELCTKVYLPVGPGANDSGLSRKHIIEGCHASLGRLGTDYVDLYQAHRYDDSVPLEETMLAFADLVRQGKVLYVGASEWTAAQLRAGQRLAADLNVPFIANQPQYSMLWRVVEAEVVPTSAELGLGQLAWSPLAMGVLTGKYEPGHRPPAGSRATDGFGGSFIARYSSDLLLSRVRQLRSIAEAADCTMAQLAVAWVLRRPTVASAIVGASRPEQLAETAAATTVRLDDELMAQIDAVLGDLVERDPAKTARPNDVMPAWRPPPAAS from the coding sequence ATGGAATACAGGCAACTGGGCCGATCGGGCCTGCGCGTGAGCGCGGTCGCGTACGGCAACTGGGTCACCCACGGCAGCCAGCTCGACGACGGGGCGGCGGCCGCCTGCGTGGCCGCCGCCCTGGACGCGGGCATCACCACCTTCGACACGGCGGACCGGTACGCCCAGGGGCGGGCCGAGGAGGCGCTGGGCAAGGCGCTGAGCGGCGTCCGGCGCAGCTCGATCGAGCTGTGCACGAAGGTGTACCTGCCGGTCGGGCCGGGTGCGAACGACTCCGGCCTGTCCCGCAAGCACATCATCGAGGGCTGCCACGCCTCGCTGGGCCGGCTGGGCACCGACTACGTCGACCTCTACCAGGCCCACCGGTACGACGACAGCGTGCCGCTGGAGGAGACGATGCTCGCCTTCGCCGATCTGGTACGCCAGGGCAAGGTGCTCTACGTCGGCGCGTCCGAGTGGACCGCCGCGCAACTGCGGGCGGGCCAGCGGCTCGCCGCCGACCTGAATGTTCCGTTCATCGCCAACCAGCCGCAGTACTCGATGCTGTGGCGGGTGGTGGAGGCCGAGGTGGTGCCCACCAGCGCCGAACTCGGCCTGGGCCAGCTCGCCTGGTCGCCACTCGCGATGGGCGTGCTGACCGGCAAGTACGAGCCCGGCCATCGTCCGCCCGCCGGTTCCCGGGCCACCGACGGTTTCGGCGGGTCGTTCATCGCCCGCTACTCCTCGGATCTGCTGCTCTCCCGGGTACGCCAGCTCCGGTCGATCGCCGAGGCCGCCGACTGCACGATGGCCCAGTTGGCGGTGGCGTGGGTGTTGCGCCGTCCCACCGTGGCCAGTGCGATCGTCGGCGCGTCGCGACCCGAGCAGCTCGCCGAAACGGCAGCGGCCACCACGGTCCGGCTGGACGACGAGCTGATGGCACAGATCGACGCCGTGCTCGGCGATCTCGTCGAGCGAGATCCGGCGAAGACCGCCCGACCGAACGACGTGATGCCCGCCTGGCGTCCACCGCCTGCCGCAAGCTGA